The genome window AAACATGGTCAGGGCCGGTATCAATGAACGGGTTGCTATGATGATATCAGGCCACAAGACAAGGTCGGTTTTTGATCGTTATAATATTGTCTCACCGGATGATTTAAAGCGGGCGGCGGCCAAGCAAGAGGCTTACCGTCAATCACAGTGTGGTGTTAATAATGGTTTAAGAAAACGGGATAATGAGGGATTACGTGGAATAATACGGGAAATGTTTAAAAAAAACAATACGATGTGATATATGTGAATTTTAAATTCGTTCTAATTTAGTTTAAGAAAAAACTGCCTCTCTGTGGCCTGATTCCAACATGGTTTTAGAAAAAAATAATTCGCTTAACTCCCTGTTGTCACATAGAAAACGGCTCAAAATAGCCTCTTTTTCGTGGTTTTAGTCAGGCTAATTTTTTCAAGAACATAATTTTTTCTAAAACTAAAATATTTATAATTATTACAATATATTATCTTGATTCTTGAAAAACGACTAAAACCCGCCAAATTTTGGCTTTCAAGCCGTTTTTGAACCAAAAGTAGGTTAACATGGTTAGTTACTCTTAAAAACCATTAATTAGGCAAAAACACTGAAAATCTCTTATTTTCTCCGAAATACTCCTAAATGCTCGCTTTTTGTCCAAACAGAACGAGCCTTCAAGGGTAAATAACAAACTGCCAGGCGGGCGGACAAGTATAAACCTTTCATATAAATCCTTATCGTTGCTCGCCAGAGCGCCAGCCAGGGAAGCCAGAGCAACATATTCCGCGTCCAGATACTCATGCTCGGCTCTTTGGTTCTGGTTAATTCATAAAATAAAGTGTCAACCATCAAAACGGTGTGATTTGCGCACAGGAACTTGATTTGCTCCGGGCTCGCCGCGTCCAGGTAGCTCTTATCTAAGATGACGTAGACCATAACGACCGCGACGGCGCGGGGTGTGAGCTCTTATTTATTTCCTTCTTCAGGCGTCCAGTTGAACAATGAAGACACCAACGTTTGTAAAATATCTAAAAGATCCATCATCTGGCCCTTAGACTTTAAAAGCTCAACATCTATTTCGTCTGTTTCGCTCATACTGTACTTATATTCGCTCAAGACGTTAAACATATCCTGTAACGCCTTGTTATAACTGTTCATTGTTATGTTTAGACCATGATATAAAGGGTCTTGCCGTAGCGGTTTGGTCTTTAAAATGTCCTCCCAGGTCTTTGTGCGCCCTTTAAATAACGGCCCTTTTATTCCTTCCTGTAACAGCCAGTCAATAGAAACGCCGCATTTTAACTGAATTGCCTCCAAAAATTTTCTGGAGGGTTTAATTCTGTCGGTTTCAATGTCGGCAAGGTATCCCTTTGAAAATCCAAGCATTTCGGCGAAACTTTTTTGTGTACGTTTTGTCGCGGACCGTAATATTTTTATCTTTTTAGAAATGTCAGACATTTTTTCCTTGACTTGAACGTTATAATCAATTTATGATCGTTTAAAACGAATAATGTTAAAAAATTGGAGGCCCAATATGATCAAAAACAAGAACTTGCGGAAAGTCTTGATCGATGAGGACCTTACGATTAAAGGCTTGGCTCAAAAAACCGGCTACACCAGGGGGTATCTTAGTAGCGTACTCAATGGTCACAAGCAATCCCCCAGGGCTGAAAAACTCATCTCCTTTGTTTTAGGCCGCGCGCATAGTGAGCTTTGGCCTGATCATCAAACCGGCAAATAAATATAATAGTAGCATTATCTTACTTTTGTCACCTTTTCAAGGTCTTTTTTTAACTAATTTTGTACAAAAATCATTAGGGCCAAAACGCGCATGAAGAGAACGGACGGCCAATTGAATCTAATTGAAACGCGCTCTTTAAATCAGAGTCATGAAATCAAGCGCGCTCTGCGATTGGCTCTGGCCAAATCCGACCTTTCACGGGATCAGATCGTTGACGAGATGAACGATGTCGCTCATTTAGAGGGCATTGAGAAGAGGCTGTCAAAGGCGACTCTTGATTCCTGGACGAAAAACGCCGACCGCGACCGATTACCAACCCTTTTCTGGCTGACAATCTTCTGTTTTGTCCTTCAAGATATCGGTCCGATTCGAGCCCTGATTGATCCTTTAGGCTACTTGCTTATCGGCGAGCGAGATCAAAAACTTCTCGATTGGGCGAAAGCCGAACAGTCAAAAAGGCGCGCCACCAAAAAAGCGCGAGTGGCCTTGGAATTTTTGGATAATGAAATCTGAAATCATTACAATTAGGGAGCTTTCAAAGCTTTCCGGCCTTTCGGAAAAGGCCTTAAGGGTACGTGCCAACTCGGAGAGCTGGCCGTTTCAACACGCTAAAGGCAGAGGTCGCGGCGGTAGGGTGAAACATTTTATAACCGCTTCGTTGCCCGAAGAAATAAAAAAAACCATTCAATCATCCACTTCTGAAAAACAAGTAAATCATGAAGAGTCTGAAAAGTCTCTTTCTTCCATAAGCTCCGAGTCCTCCTTTCTGCCAACCTCCACAAACGGTTCGGGCCTGGCTGAATGGTCAGCCAGGCCCGAATCCTGCCGTGAGGAAGCGAGAAGGCGGCTCGGGATGGTCAATAAGGCGCGATCTATTAAATCGCGCAACCCCAAACAGGCCACTCCAGCCCTCAAGCGCTATGCGTTATCTCAGGGTGTCAGTCTGGCAACGCTCTACAAATACATGAAGGAAGCGGACCAAGCTATAAAGGCAGCTCAATCAATCGGCCAGGACGCGGTCATGGCTCAGATCCTGGCCTTGACACCGGGATATGGAAACAATCGCGGGGCCTGTCGCGCCTTTTCAAAAGAAGCGATTGCTTACGCCAAGGGCTTATGGCTCTCCCAGGAATTCTTAAATTTTTCCGATGTCTACGATCAGACGATCAATGAGGCCAGCATTCGCGGCTGGAAGTTCGGTTCGTATAATTCTTTGCTGAATGTTTTGAACCAGCAGATGGATGAAAGTTTGAAAGTTTTGGCTCGCCAAGGCGTCAAACGCTACCAAGCGGATTATGAACTGAAGATACTTCGGGACTACAAGGAAATCTGGTCGAACTTCATGTGGTGCGGGGATCATCATATCTTTGATGTCTTTGTAAAAGGGCCTGGCGGTAAAATTCTTCGGCCCTGGCTCACCGCCTGGATGGACATGGCGAGCCGTTCCTTCATGGGCTGGTGTATCTCCTTTCAGCCGAACTCAAAAACTATCGCCCTGGCCCTGGCTCATGCCATATCAGAGAAAAAGGACATTAACTTTCCTCAACACGGCCTTCCCTGGAGTGTCTATGTCGATAATGGCAAAGACTACCGATCCAAGTATTTGAACGGCGAATCTGTTCAAATCGGCCCGATCGACTATCCTGAAATCATGGAACGCTTTGCCGCTTTGGGGATTGACCCTTTTTATATCGACCTGGATTACGACCCTGGCCAGGGGGCCTGGGTTAAAAAGCGCGGCAACTTAAACGTAACGATTAAAAATGTTCGCGTTGGCGGGGTGTATGCCCGCCTGAATATTCACCAGCGCTATGCGACCGCTTATCACCCTTGGGCCAAACCCATCGAACGGGCCTTTATTAATGTGGTGCAAAGTTTTTCCAGACAACAGCCGGGTTGGTGCGGCTCAGGCCATGACCAGCGGCCTGAAAAATTGGCTCACGAGATTAAAACCGGAGCGATTCTCGACTTTGAGGAATTTTGCGAGCGCTGGTATCAATGGGTTGTCTACGGTTACAACAAGACGCCGCACTCCGGCCACGGCATGGATGGACGGTCGCCAAACGAGGTTTTTCAGGCCTTTGGCGCGCCGGAAAAAGTCGAACCGGAACTCCTCACCTTTGCCTTGTTCAAAAAGGAGCAGGTCAAAATCCACAACTGGGGCGGCTTTAAGCTTATGGGCCGCGAGTTTGAGCTTGACATACCTTCCGATCTGTCAGGCGCGGCCGTTTTAAACAAGCTGATTAACCGGTTCGTTACGGTGTTTTTCGATTTCGATCTCAAAATGACGCGGGTTTACCTGGATGGGAAATATGTCTGTGACGGCAGGCGGCTTCGCCGCGCGTCCTTTATCCGGCCTGACGATCCTGTCATGATGGAAAAGATCAAACTTCAAGCATACCAGGGGCAGCTTAATAAAGCTGCTTTAGCAAATATTCAAAAAGAAGTCCCGCCGCCAATAGGGCATGACCATGAAGCTCTTTTAGCTCTGACAACTGGCGGCATGGATCGGGATGAAAACCAGGTTAATACTGCGGAAGCCGATTGCTCTCAAGAGCTAATTCCTTTTTCCGAAGAGGAGCGGTATCGGATGATTCTTAAAAAGCTGGCTAAAGGCGAGAGTCTTTCTGAGGCCGACCGCGAGTTTCAGGCCGAATATGAAGCCGGTGAGGAATATCGGCAAATGCAGAAATTATACGAAGCTGACTTTTCTTACCTTAAACATCAGCATGGAAGGAGGGTCGCCTGATGCAGAAATCATTTTTCGCTACCAACAATTATCATGCCATTATCAAAGCGATTGCTGAGTTGAAAAACCGCGATCCAAGCCTACCAGGGCTTGGGCTATTTTATGGCCGGTGGGGCCTGGGCAAAACTGAAGCCATTGAACACTTTTATGGCGAGTCTAACGTCTATTATGTGATGTGTGAGGCCCTGTGGCGTGTGCGCGATCTCCTGAAAGGCATCTGTGATGAAATGAAACTCCTGCCTGACTACCGGACCGTGGATCGTTTTGATCAGATTTGCCGGGAGTTAAGGAGAAGAGGCGAATCTTTAATTCTTGATGAGGCTGATTACCTTTTCAAGCACCGTATCATGCTCGATATGATCAAGGACATGCACGAAAAAACCAAGGTGCCCATTATCCTGGTGGGCATGGAGGAGATATGCGGGAAGCTCCAGAAATACGGGCAGTTCTGGAGCCGGATTTTACCGGCTGGTATTGTTGAGTTCCAGCCCCTTTCGCCTCCTGAGATGATTCTCATTACCAAGGAATGGACAGGTTTGGAGGTAAGCCCTGAGGCCTCTGAACTGCTCTGCCGCTTTACAGAAGGCGACTTTCGTTACGTGGTAGGGTACTTGCTGGAATTTGAAAGAGCTTGTGCGGTCAACAAGACGCGGGAAATTGGTCTGCCGATGGTAGAGGCTCTCTTAAAGAAATCCAGCAAAAAAAGGGAGATTTCGGATCGCTACAGGCGGGGGGATATCAAACACCTTCACGCGGTTGGGAGATAGGTTTTTTCAATGGTTACAAGAGAAGGCAGCACTCAATCACGGACCTTTGAGGCCATTAAAGCCAGCGGGGAAATTACGATCAAGGGCCTTCAGGAAATCTTGGGAATGCCTGGCTCCAAAGGGTACGCCAGGATTTCTCACGCCGCGCGAGACCTCATGCTTGCCGGTTATATCGAACGAACTGCGCCAGCCACATATAAGTATGTCCGGGAACCCAAAGACCTGGATTACGCAAAGGCCCAAAAAAGGATGGTTCGGGTTATCCGAATTCGAACCAGGCGCCAGGAGCCCATAACAGCGAGAAAACTTTCTGAGCTTTCCGATTGCAGTCTTGATTGGAGCCGCAGATACGTCAATTACTTAGTCAAGAATGGATACCTTGAAAGGACCGGTTTTGAAAGGGTCGGACAAAGCAAGGTCAAGGCATCGGTTTATCTCGGAGTTGAAAGCAAATTAAATGATGATTGGCCGTCCATTAAAAGGCAAAGAAAAACGGCCAAACTTGACCGGATCACAGCCAAAATTCGGGAAAGGGCCTTAACGGTTGCCAGGGAGTGCCAGGCCAGCAGGGAAAGCCTTGCTGTAACAGCCGATCATCTGAGAGATATGATTTCCCTTATAGAAAACGCGCTGGCCGCAACAGATAATTTTTGAACATGGTTTAAGAAAAAACACCATGAAAAGCAGGGTCATGAAAAACGCTTCTCTTAAATCAAACAGACCGGGAAATGGCCTTTACAGCCGCCAAAACTGCGCGATCCATAAGGCCAGGGGTCAGCTCGTTATGACCCTGGATGATTGCCGGGAGTTGGCCAGAAATATCAGCGGTAAAGCTTCGCTCAGCTCGCTCAGCATCCGGGAACGCTGGCAGCTCATTGAGGAGCTGAAGCTCAAAGGGGCGAGAGTAACGAACCCGCGAATATCGGAAACCCCTGTTTCTTCCCAGGGTGGACATCGCCCTTCTCCCTCATCGGCTGTGGAGGGTCCTCCTGCTCCTGGGGACGGTGTCCACCCTGGCGGGAAACAGGAGAGCCCTGAAGAGGTGTATTTTGCGCGGCTTAATTACTGGAGGAAACGATTTCCGAAGTCGCGGCCCGGTTATGCCTCAAATAAGCAGTTGGCCTGGATTCAATCGCTTTGGGAGTTGAATTTTGAGGATGGACGCGCCGGGGTGAGCGGGCTGAGAGGGTTTATTGCTCGGCAAACCGCAAGCCTGGAAGATGGGCCGGTCTCTGACCTGGCTTTTCTTAGGGACAGCCATGTTGAAGCCGTTTTAACGCCTTTGAAACAGAAGGGTAAGGCTAATATGGGGGGAGTTAATGAAACCTAAGAGGGAGATGATACCGGCCTTGACGTTGTCTCAAAATTTCCGGCTGGCCATGACTGATGCGGGACTGACCTTTAAGGATTTGAGCCGGAAAGCCCGTGTTTCACTGGACACCGCTTACCGGCTGGCCGAAAGGCGCAGTCCCAAATTTGTAACTGATGAGGCTTTGCGGGTCGGAAAGGCCCTTGGCTTTACCAAAAAACAGGTCGAAGAAAAGATTCGCCAGGACCGGCTTGACGCCGGGCATGCTTACTCAAAAAAAGAGGAGCTGTACCGGCTCGTACGCCAGATGATTGATCTATTTGATTAATCTTTGATTGAGAAAGGAGAGGGGCTTTGGGAAAAAATACTTATAATCACGACTTGGTAGACGCCATTCAACAATGCGTTTATGACCTGCATTCTTTGTTCACCCTCTTGGATGAGGGCGACTTTGACGGAAAAGGCATTGTTGAAGTCAGGGATATCGGCAGAACCCTGATGAGCAAAACGTTTAAGGACCTTGCGGAGCTTTGTGATCTTGTTGAAGCCTGTTTGGGTAAAATTGAAATCAAAAAGGCCACAAATGATTATCCTTGGAAGCTTGATGGTGAGATAATCGGCTTGAATTTTACACCAAGTGAAAACCTGAAAAGACTCATCCAGGATTTAACGCCGGGCAATGGGCTGTCTTTTACAATGATATCTGACCAGGAAAAAAGGGCCTCCACCTTACCGACAAGCCCGGAAGAGGCCCTTGATAACACTCAGGATCAAGCCCCGAGAGTAGCTGTAGGATAACCGGGAAAGGGGCAAAAGTCAACTTTCCCTGGCTAGGCTGATCACCGAAAAGGCGGTAACCTCGCCGCTCTGCCAGGGAAAAAATAAAAGAGGGGTGGCCGAGAGGGGGTTGCTTTAGAAATGGGCAGCCCCTTCTTTTATTTAAAGGGCTGAAAGTGAGGCGGGTGTTGCTCAAGTTTAGAGGATTTAAGGGTTGGCTTGATATTGCGTTCGAGGAAAGAGGTTTTAAGACATGGAAAAATTAATCAATGTTGGCGGTCGTGAAATCAAAATCCGCACCTTAAGTTCCGCAGAAAAAAGGCAGATTGTTCAGAAGTTGATTCGCTCGGGCAGCGTTCTTTTTGAAGAGTATAAAATCGCCCTGTTTAAAATAGCGATTGAGGCTGTGATTGATGACGCGAGTTTCATAGAAAGTCTTACACCGGCTGAAATCAGCGAACTGTATAAACAAATTACTGAATTAAATTCTCTAAACCTTTTCGCGGCTCATAACTGAAAGCCGCAACGTCTTAAAAGGGAAACAAATGAACTCGCGACAAGTTAATTCAGTCAAAAACAGCAATAAGACCACGGCGGGCAAGGCCGAGATCACGACGGTTTTTTCACATAACGGAAGCTTTAATAAACCTTATCGAGGAGGGAGAAAGATGGACGCATTTAACGATCTGCAATCAGCAATGGACGTAGTATTTGGCCTGAAAAAGCCGGACGGAAGAGCTAAACATTTTAAGACTCTTCCTGACCTTTATGGTTACTACACAGGCGATGAAAGCGCTATGGGTGTTTTTAATCCAAGAGGATTGCCTGAAGAGTTGAGGGCCAGTATGGCCATTACTTCAAGCTCCTTTCCCAAAGCCCTGGCCAACACCTTAAACAGGTTTTTATCTGCTGGCTATAGCAAGATCAACTATTTTGAAAATGCCTTGATCAGCCAGAAAGGCCCCGCCAGCCACTTGCATCAAGGAAGGTTTGTTGAGCT of Deltaproteobacteria bacterium contains these proteins:
- a CDS encoding helix-turn-helix domain-containing protein, translating into MIKNKNLRKVLIDEDLTIKGLAQKTGYTRGYLSSVLNGHKQSPRAEKLISFVLGRAHSELWPDHQTGK
- a CDS encoding helix-turn-helix transcriptional regulator; the encoded protein is MSDISKKIKILRSATKRTQKSFAEMLGFSKGYLADIETDRIKPSRKFLEAIQLKCGVSIDWLLQEGIKGPLFKGRTKTWEDILKTKPLRQDPLYHGLNITMNSYNKALQDMFNVLSEYKYSMSETDEIDVELLKSKGQMMDLLDILQTLVSSLFNWTPEEGNK
- a CDS encoding AAA family ATPase translates to MQKSFFATNNYHAIIKAIAELKNRDPSLPGLGLFYGRWGLGKTEAIEHFYGESNVYYVMCEALWRVRDLLKGICDEMKLLPDYRTVDRFDQICRELRRRGESLILDEADYLFKHRIMLDMIKDMHEKTKVPIILVGMEEICGKLQKYGQFWSRILPAGIVEFQPLSPPEMILITKEWTGLEVSPEASELLCRFTEGDFRYVVGYLLEFERACAVNKTREIGLPMVEALLKKSSKKREISDRYRRGDIKHLHAVGR
- a CDS encoding DUF1018 domain-containing protein, coding for MKNASLKSNRPGNGLYSRQNCAIHKARGQLVMTLDDCRELARNISGKASLSSLSIRERWQLIEELKLKGARVTNPRISETPVSSQGGHRPSPSSAVEGPPAPGDGVHPGGKQESPEEVYFARLNYWRKRFPKSRPGYASNKQLAWIQSLWELNFEDGRAGVSGLRGFIARQTASLEDGPVSDLAFLRDSHVEAVLTPLKQKGKANMGGVNET